In the Carboxydothermus hydrogenoformans Z-2901 genome, one interval contains:
- a CDS encoding aminopeptidase produces MDPRFIKLAQNLIHYSTALKPGEKILIENIGPELPLTKALIREAYKVGAKPFVLLKNQEILREILLEADEEVIKINREMEKSLMEQMDAYIGIRAGDNIAELSDVPEEKIQAYQRDWWHPVHGEVRVPKTKWVVLRYPNASMAQLAGMSNEAFTDFYFNVCNLDYSKMSKAMDALIDLMNKTDKVRITGPGTDITFSIKGIPAVKCDGHRNIPDGEVYTAPVKESVNGVITYNTPSVYQGYTFENVRFVVKDGRIVEATANNTEKLNKILDTDAGARYFGEFAIGVNPYITKPMKDTLFDEKIMGSIHFTPGSSYDEAFNGNKSAVHWDLVLIQTPEYGGGEIYFDGVLIRKDGVFVLPELEGLNPENLK; encoded by the coding sequence TTGGATCCACGCTTTATAAAACTTGCCCAGAATTTAATTCACTATTCTACAGCCCTTAAACCCGGTGAGAAAATTTTAATTGAAAACATAGGTCCAGAACTTCCCCTGACCAAAGCTTTAATTCGCGAGGCTTATAAGGTTGGGGCAAAACCTTTTGTCCTTTTAAAAAACCAGGAAATTTTGCGGGAAATTCTTTTAGAAGCCGATGAGGAAGTTATCAAGATTAATCGGGAAATGGAAAAATCGCTAATGGAACAAATGGATGCCTACATTGGAATTCGGGCCGGAGACAATATCGCCGAGCTTTCCGATGTCCCCGAGGAAAAAATTCAGGCTTATCAACGGGACTGGTGGCATCCGGTCCACGGGGAAGTTAGGGTACCCAAAACTAAATGGGTGGTACTGCGTTATCCCAATGCTTCTATGGCCCAGCTTGCTGGAATGAGCAATGAGGCGTTTACCGACTTTTATTTTAATGTTTGCAACCTTGACTACAGCAAAATGTCCAAAGCGATGGATGCTTTAATTGACTTAATGAACAAAACGGATAAGGTGCGAATAACCGGTCCGGGCACTGACATAACTTTTTCGATAAAAGGCATTCCGGCGGTGAAATGCGACGGCCATCGCAACATTCCCGATGGTGAAGTTTACACTGCTCCGGTGAAAGAGTCGGTAAATGGAGTTATTACTTACAATACCCCTTCGGTATACCAGGGCTATACCTTTGAAAATGTGCGCTTTGTGGTAAAAGATGGCAGGATAGTTGAAGCCACGGCCAACAATACCGAAAAGCTGAACAAAATTTTAGATACCGATGCCGGAGCAAGATATTTCGGGGAATTTGCGATAGGGGTAAATCCTTACATAACTAAGCCGATGAAAGATACGTTGTTTGATGAAAAAATTATGGGGAGCATCCACTTTACTCCCGGTTCCAGTTACGATGAAGCTTTTAACGGCAACAAATCGGCGGTGCACTGGGACCTTGTTTTAATTCAAACTCCGGAATACGGTGGCGGTGAGATTTATTTTGATGGTGTGTTGATTAGAAAAGATGGAGTATTTGTTTTACCGGAACTTGAAGGACTGAACCCGGAAAACTTGAAGTGA
- a CDS encoding epoxyqueuosine reductase: MQQLIEKIVFEQVELEEESSFYYRKPLIGYAEAQNPLFLKLKEVANPAHLLPDELLPGAKTVVAIFLPYTREIIESNKNGIYPSELWAKAYIKTNRLLWKIIQKIKEELKNYGFKAEGLMPTYQFDKKVLKAVWSHKHVAYIAGLGTFGMNNLLITSLGSGGRFGSFVTDAEITPTPAIEPYLQCWRSKGCTYCRDICPVKALKDDNNAFDRQKCYAWCVKCGEAFSDANPVEICGMCATGPCAFIDAKTKKE, translated from the coding sequence TTGCAACAGTTAATTGAGAAGATTGTTTTTGAACAGGTGGAGTTAGAAGAGGAAAGTTCATTTTATTACCGTAAGCCGCTAATTGGTTATGCCGAAGCTCAAAATCCCCTTTTTTTGAAATTAAAAGAGGTGGCCAATCCGGCTCATTTGCTGCCTGATGAGCTATTGCCCGGGGCTAAAACGGTAGTTGCCATTTTCTTGCCGTATACCCGGGAAATTATCGAAAGTAACAAAAATGGCATTTATCCATCGGAGCTTTGGGCCAAAGCTTATATTAAAACTAATCGCCTCCTTTGGAAAATAATCCAGAAAATAAAGGAAGAATTAAAAAATTACGGCTTTAAAGCTGAAGGACTCATGCCAACCTACCAGTTTGATAAAAAAGTTTTAAAAGCCGTCTGGTCGCATAAACATGTAGCCTACATTGCTGGTCTTGGCACTTTTGGGATGAACAACCTTTTAATTACTTCCCTGGGTAGTGGCGGCCGCTTTGGGTCTTTTGTCACCGATGCCGAAATTACACCAACTCCTGCTATTGAACCTTATCTTCAGTGCTGGCGTTCTAAGGGCTGTACCTACTGCCGGGACATTTGCCCGGTAAAGGCGTTAAAAGATGATAATAATGCTTTTGACCGGCAGAAATGCTACGCCTGGTGCGTTAAATGCGGGGAAGCTTTTTCCGATGCCAATCCGGTAGAAATTTGCGGAATGTGTGCAACGGGTCCCTGTGCTTTTATTGATGCTAAAACGAAAAAGGAATAA
- a CDS encoding DedA family protein, whose protein sequence is MGAIWDLILHLDKNLDLLLQRFGTETYFILFLIVFLETGLVVTPFLPGDSLLFAAGALSALGSLNIYLVMLIFIFAAVLGNTSNYFIARFFSNAVLNKKNLKFIKQEHLLKTQRFYEKYGPVTIVLARFVPIVRTFAPFVAGIGRMNFFKFSLYNLIGAFLWVFLLTLAGYYFGNIPVIKDNFSLVVIAIILISILPGLISFIKKGK, encoded by the coding sequence ATGGGAGCAATCTGGGATTTAATTTTACATCTTGATAAAAATTTAGACCTTCTGCTTCAGCGGTTTGGCACCGAAACCTATTTTATTTTATTTCTTATCGTTTTTCTGGAAACCGGGCTTGTGGTAACTCCTTTTCTTCCCGGCGATTCGCTCCTTTTTGCAGCAGGAGCTTTATCTGCACTGGGAAGTTTAAATATTTACCTGGTAATGTTAATTTTCATTTTTGCCGCAGTGCTTGGTAATACTTCAAACTATTTTATCGCCAGGTTCTTTAGTAATGCCGTTCTGAATAAAAAAAATCTTAAGTTTATAAAACAAGAGCACTTACTAAAAACCCAGAGGTTTTACGAAAAATATGGACCAGTGACCATTGTTCTGGCCCGTTTTGTCCCTATAGTTCGTACCTTTGCTCCTTTTGTCGCAGGTATTGGCCGGATGAATTTTTTTAAGTTCAGTCTCTACAACCTAATTGGAGCTTTTCTCTGGGTGTTCCTCTTAACCTTAGCAGGATATTACTTCGGTAATATTCCCGTAATTAAAGATAATTTTTCACTTGTAGTGATAGCTATAATTTTAATCTCAATCCTTCCCGGATTAATATCATTTATAAAAAAAGGAAAGTAG
- a CDS encoding DUF6922 domain-containing protein: MKKTIPERFKIYFWDVNIDEIDLEKHKRFVIERILNYGDHQALFWLKENYDETMIKEAVKKSRNLTRKTARFWQAYFNLSEEEMRCFTKF, translated from the coding sequence ATGAAAAAAACAATACCTGAGCGCTTTAAAATATATTTCTGGGATGTAAATATAGATGAAATTGATTTGGAAAAACATAAGCGATTTGTCATCGAGCGGATTTTAAATTACGGAGATCATCAGGCGCTTTTTTGGTTAAAGGAAAATTATGATGAAACTATGATAAAAGAAGCAGTTAAAAAAAGTCGCAATCTTACCCGCAAAACTGCTCGTTTCTGGCAGGCATATTTTAACCTGTCTGAGGAGGAAATGCGGTGTTTTACGAAGTTTTAA
- the cooS gene encoding anaerobic carbon-monoxide dehydrogenase catalytic subunit, which yields MSNWKNSVDPAVDYLLPIAKKAGIETAWDRYEAMQPQCGFGELGVCCRICWKGPCRIDPFGNGPQRGVCGADAHTIVARNLIRMIAAGAAAHSEHGRHIALTLLEVGEGHAPAYRIKDEQKLRKIAEKLNLAPAGKDIRQVAKEVALASLDDYSRQKRNVPCNWAKETLTAERVDKLAELGVMPHNIDAVITEIMGRTHVGCDADAVNLLLGGIKGALADYTGMCLSTELSDVIFGTPKPVITQANLGVLKEDAVNIAVHGHNPLLSEIICDVALKMNEEAKKAGAKEGINVVGICCTGNEVMMRRGIPLATNYLSQEMAIITGALDAMVVDVQCIMPALTSVAECFHTEIITTMAENKITGATHIEFREDSAVESAKKIVEVAIEAFKKRDKRKVNIPDCKQTAITGFSAEAIMAVLSKLNANDPLKPLIDNIINGNIQGIALFAGCNNPKAIHDNSFITIAKELAKNNVLMLATGCGAGAFAKNGLMTQEATEAYAGESLKAVLTALGKAAGLNGPLPLVLHMGSCVDNSRAVNVAVAIANKLGVDLDKLPLVASAPEFMSEKAVAIGTWAVTLGIPTHIGIVPQIMGSSVVVEFLTEKAKDLLGGYFIVETNPELAAAKLVAVIKERRRGLGI from the coding sequence ATGAGTAATTGGAAAAATTCCGTAGATCCTGCGGTCGATTATTTGTTACCTATAGCCAAAAAAGCGGGAATTGAAACTGCTTGGGACCGTTATGAAGCAATGCAGCCTCAATGTGGTTTCGGAGAACTGGGCGTCTGCTGCCGCATTTGTTGGAAGGGACCTTGTCGTATCGATCCATTTGGCAATGGACCCCAGAGAGGGGTTTGTGGGGCTGATGCCCATACCATTGTTGCGCGAAATTTGATTAGAATGATTGCTGCCGGTGCTGCTGCTCATTCCGAACACGGCCGGCACATAGCTTTGACTTTATTAGAAGTTGGCGAAGGACATGCACCTGCGTACCGGATTAAAGACGAGCAAAAGTTAAGAAAGATAGCGGAAAAATTAAACCTGGCACCGGCAGGCAAAGATATAAGACAAGTAGCTAAAGAAGTGGCTTTAGCTTCCCTGGATGATTATTCACGGCAAAAGCGTAACGTACCCTGTAACTGGGCCAAAGAAACCTTGACCGCTGAGCGGGTGGACAAATTAGCAGAACTGGGGGTTATGCCCCATAATATCGATGCAGTTATCACCGAGATTATGGGCCGGACTCATGTGGGTTGTGATGCCGATGCTGTCAACCTTTTGCTCGGCGGAATAAAGGGAGCACTGGCTGATTATACCGGTATGTGTTTGTCAACCGAGTTGTCTGATGTCATATTTGGTACCCCTAAACCGGTAATTACTCAAGCCAACCTTGGGGTGCTGAAGGAAGATGCTGTCAACATCGCAGTTCACGGTCACAACCCTTTACTTAGTGAAATTATTTGTGATGTCGCTTTAAAAATGAATGAAGAAGCAAAGAAAGCCGGGGCCAAAGAAGGTATTAACGTAGTGGGTATTTGCTGTACCGGTAATGAGGTGATGATGCGGCGCGGGATTCCTTTAGCTACGAACTATCTGTCTCAGGAAATGGCCATCATTACCGGTGCGTTAGATGCTATGGTCGTAGATGTGCAGTGCATTATGCCTGCTCTTACCAGCGTGGCTGAGTGTTTCCATACTGAAATAATTACCACTATGGCTGAAAATAAAATCACCGGCGCAACTCACATCGAGTTTCGGGAAGACTCGGCCGTAGAAAGCGCTAAGAAAATCGTAGAAGTGGCAATTGAGGCCTTTAAAAAACGGGATAAACGAAAAGTTAACATTCCTGACTGCAAGCAAACAGCCATTACCGGGTTCAGTGCCGAGGCAATCATGGCGGTTTTAAGCAAGTTAAATGCTAATGACCCGTTAAAACCCTTAATTGACAATATTATTAACGGCAACATTCAGGGCATTGCCTTATTTGCCGGTTGTAACAATCCTAAGGCAATTCACGACAATAGCTTTATAACCATTGCTAAAGAGCTGGCTAAAAATAACGTCTTGATGCTGGCAACCGGTTGTGGAGCCGGGGCTTTTGCGAAAAATGGTCTAATGACCCAGGAGGCAACCGAGGCTTATGCCGGTGAATCCTTAAAGGCAGTATTAACTGCCTTAGGAAAGGCAGCCGGGCTTAATGGACCTCTACCTTTAGTATTGCACATGGGTTCTTGTGTTGATAATAGCAGGGCAGTTAATGTCGCAGTGGCCATAGCTAACAAATTAGGAGTTGATTTAGACAAACTACCTCTTGTTGCTTCTGCTCCTGAGTTTATGTCGGAGAAGGCAGTAGCCATTGGGACCTGGGCAGTAACTTTAGGAATACCAACCCATATTGGAATTGTACCGCAAATTATGGGTTCCTCTGTAGTTGTTGAGTTTTTAACTGAAAAAGCGAAAGATTTGCTGGGCGGTTATTTTATTGTTGAAACCAATCCGGAACTGGCTGCTGCTAAACTGGTTGCAGTTATTAAGGAAAGACGCAGGGGGTTGGGGATTTAA
- a CDS encoding 4Fe-4S dicluster domain-containing protein yields the protein MATANENYFIYADPRKCLGCKNCEIACALAHANCDLTTAVTRGLKLKPRNSVVQVGGMVMPIQCRQCEDAPCAHACPTGAIYQEDKFVRINEGNCIGCKVCTMVCPFGAIIIAQEEKDEGNRRTKNGKARKCDLCYSRKQDNKEVSCACVEACPTKAIMLVDYESYRKKLIEERGKELVRAYSVIKA from the coding sequence ATGGCAACAGCTAACGAGAATTACTTTATTTACGCCGACCCTCGAAAGTGTTTGGGATGTAAAAATTGTGAGATAGCCTGTGCTTTGGCCCATGCCAATTGTGACTTGACTACGGCTGTAACCAGGGGGTTGAAATTAAAGCCAAGGAATTCGGTGGTTCAGGTCGGTGGTATGGTAATGCCTATTCAATGTAGACAATGTGAGGATGCTCCTTGTGCCCATGCCTGTCCGACCGGAGCAATTTACCAGGAAGATAAGTTTGTTAGAATCAATGAGGGTAATTGTATTGGCTGTAAAGTTTGTACCATGGTTTGTCCTTTTGGAGCAATTATTATAGCACAAGAGGAAAAGGATGAAGGTAATCGTAGAACCAAAAATGGTAAGGCCAGAAAATGTGATCTTTGCTACAGCAGAAAGCAGGACAACAAGGAAGTTTCCTGTGCCTGCGTTGAAGCTTGTCCCACCAAGGCGATAATGCTGGTGGATTACGAAAGCTATCGTAAGAAACTTATTGAGGAAAGAGGTAAAGAACTTGTTAGGGCTTATTCCGTAATTAAAGCTTAA
- the hypA gene encoding hydrogenase maturation nickel metallochaperone HypA, producing MHEMAIVDSLFQIIDAKVKEHQIKKILKVKLKVGEMTVVEPMTLTACFKVYAQNTVAEGAELVIERVPLMGKCRECNHVFGISNFNFQCPQCENRAVDIVAGRELYIENLEVEM from the coding sequence ATGCATGAAATGGCTATAGTGGATAGTCTTTTTCAGATTATCGATGCCAAAGTAAAAGAGCATCAAATAAAAAAAATTTTAAAAGTAAAGCTTAAGGTTGGCGAGATGACAGTGGTGGAACCTATGACCTTAACTGCGTGTTTTAAAGTTTATGCGCAAAATACCGTTGCCGAGGGTGCGGAGTTGGTTATCGAGCGAGTTCCACTGATGGGAAAATGTCGGGAGTGTAACCATGTGTTTGGGATTTCCAATTTCAATTTTCAATGCCCGCAGTGTGAAAACAGGGCTGTGGACATTGTGGCCGGTAGGGAACTTTATATTGAAAATTTAGAAGTAGAAATGTAG
- a CDS encoding nickel-dependent hydrogenase large subunit — MSTYTIPVGPLHVALEEPMYFRVEVEGETIVGLELTAGHVHRGIEYLAMKRNIYQNLTLLERVCSLCSNNHPFTYCMALEKIAGIQIPERAEYLRVIADEIKRIASHLFNIAMMAHIIGFDSLFMHVMELREIVQDIKETIYGNRMDLAANCIGGVRYDLSEEKIKYLARQLDNLKKPLEEITRIYMNNKFVRARTEGVGILPKDEALRYGVVGPVARGSGINNDVRVKSPYAAYDKLKVNVQLETGCDVKARALVRLREIQEAINIVQHCLKELPDGPTCIDYLPEIPAGEAVARSEAPRGELIYYLRTNGSDIPERIKWRVPTYMNWEALKVMMPGNKVADIPLIINSIDPCISCTER; from the coding sequence ATGAGCACTTATACAATCCCCGTAGGTCCGCTACATGTGGCCCTGGAAGAGCCGATGTATTTCCGGGTTGAGGTAGAGGGAGAGACTATTGTAGGTCTGGAGTTAACGGCAGGGCATGTGCACCGGGGTATCGAGTATCTGGCAATGAAACGTAATATATATCAAAATTTAACTTTGCTTGAAAGGGTTTGTTCTTTGTGCTCCAATAACCATCCCTTTACCTACTGCATGGCCCTGGAGAAAATTGCCGGTATTCAAATTCCGGAAAGGGCCGAATATTTACGGGTTATAGCAGATGAAATAAAAAGGATAGCTTCCCATTTGTTTAATATTGCTATGATGGCTCATATCATTGGCTTTGACTCATTATTCATGCATGTTATGGAGTTACGGGAGATAGTCCAGGATATAAAAGAGACTATTTACGGGAATCGAATGGACCTGGCTGCTAACTGTATTGGCGGCGTAAGATATGACCTGTCGGAGGAAAAGATTAAATATCTGGCGAGACAGTTAGACAACCTGAAGAAGCCTTTAGAAGAAATTACCCGTATTTATATGAACAATAAATTTGTTCGGGCTCGGACTGAAGGAGTAGGGATATTACCTAAAGATGAAGCTCTCCGCTATGGGGTGGTTGGGCCTGTAGCCCGGGGGTCAGGTATAAATAATGATGTTCGGGTAAAGAGCCCGTATGCTGCTTACGACAAGCTCAAGGTTAATGTTCAGTTAGAAACTGGTTGTGATGTTAAAGCAAGAGCCCTGGTTAGGTTGAGAGAAATTCAGGAAGCTATCAATATTGTTCAACATTGTCTAAAAGAGCTTCCGGACGGTCCAACGTGTATAGACTATTTGCCGGAAATTCCCGCAGGAGAGGCGGTAGCCAGGTCCGAGGCTCCGCGGGGAGAATTGATTTATTATCTGCGCACCAACGGTTCAGATATTCCGGAACGCATTAAGTGGCGGGTACCAACTTATATGAACTGGGAAGCGCTTAAGGTTATGATGCCGGGTAATAAAGTGGCTGACATTCCCCTCATTATTAATAGTATTGATCCCTGTATTTCCTGCACCGAAAGATAA
- a CDS encoding NADH-quinone oxidoreductase subunit C — MVRNIQEEFTEKLTRALGAEFSLRWERDSKGVVTGWCRLHDHRHITTVALIVASLGGRVITITAYKTKDDQQRDSHEIAYHFDLDGCTCTVTIEVPGDSGKVNSITPILKSADWTERELQELYGIKVVGHPNPKRLFLDDTIDEGIMNDFIPLSIAMQGATSKTLWEKVLAATSQEGEVK; from the coding sequence ATGGTACGGAATATTCAGGAGGAATTTACAGAAAAACTGACCCGGGCGTTGGGGGCAGAATTTTCTTTGCGTTGGGAGAGAGATTCTAAAGGAGTTGTTACTGGTTGGTGCAGGCTCCACGACCACCGCCATATTACCACTGTGGCTTTGATAGTGGCAAGTTTGGGAGGTCGGGTAATTACTATCACAGCTTATAAAACGAAAGATGACCAACAAAGGGATAGCCATGAGATTGCTTACCATTTTGACCTGGATGGCTGTACCTGTACGGTTACCATTGAAGTACCCGGAGATAGTGGTAAAGTTAATTCCATAACCCCGATTTTAAAAAGTGCCGATTGGACGGAACGCGAATTACAAGAATTATATGGTATTAAAGTAGTCGGCCATCCCAATCCAAAGAGATTATTCCTCGATGATACTATTGATGAGGGAATAATGAATGACTTTATCCCTTTATCAATTGCTATGCAGGGAGCTACCAGTAAAACTTTGTGGGAAAAGGTCTTAGCGGCTACTTCCCAGGAGGGAGAGGTTAAATGA
- a CDS encoding 4Fe-4S dicluster domain-containing protein, with protein MSSFLKIALRNLFKSPTTDPYPFGETFVPKGLRGKAKYNAGACIACRMCEHVCAGGAIQIREVADKSGLEFILWHNTCTFCGLCEYYCPTKAIRLTEDYHTAHRQEDKYRYVEKGFIKYVNCAGCGTPMVPISPELLQRAYENVNKEIEILRHLCPKCRQKRALR; from the coding sequence ATGTCTTCGTTTTTAAAAATCGCCCTGCGTAATTTATTCAAGAGTCCAACAACCGACCCATATCCCTTTGGGGAAACCTTTGTTCCGAAGGGACTGCGGGGAAAGGCCAAATATAATGCCGGGGCTTGTATTGCCTGCAGGATGTGTGAGCATGTGTGTGCCGGAGGAGCCATTCAAATCCGGGAAGTGGCTGATAAAAGTGGCCTTGAGTTCATCCTGTGGCATAATACCTGTACCTTCTGTGGCCTTTGCGAATATTACTGCCCTACCAAAGCAATTCGTTTAACGGAAGATTATCATACCGCTCACCGGCAAGAGGATAAATACAGATATGTGGAAAAAGGATTCATAAAATATGTAAATTGTGCCGGATGTGGTACACCTATGGTACCAATTTCTCCTGAATTATTGCAGCGAGCTTATGAGAACGTAAACAAGGAAATTGAAATATTGAGGCATTTATGCCCTAAATGCCGCCAAAAACGAGCTCTCCGCTGA
- a CDS encoding NADH-quinone oxidoreductase subunit B family protein, with product MKKILQKIAKKSPWLYRINAGSCNGCDVELATTACIPRYDVERLGCKYCGSPKHADIVLITGPLTARVKEKVLRLYEEIPEPKVTVAIGVCPISGGVFRDSYAITGPIDNFIPVDVNVPGCPPRPQAIIDGIIEAIKIWETRL from the coding sequence ATGAAAAAGATTCTGCAAAAAATTGCGAAAAAATCACCCTGGTTATACCGCATTAATGCGGGATCCTGTAATGGCTGTGACGTGGAGCTGGCAACCACAGCCTGTATCCCTCGTTATGACGTGGAACGCTTGGGTTGTAAATATTGTGGTAGCCCAAAACATGCGGATATAGTTTTAATTACTGGGCCTCTTACTGCCCGGGTTAAGGAAAAGGTTTTGCGCCTTTACGAGGAAATTCCTGAGCCAAAAGTGACGGTAGCCATTGGAGTATGTCCCATATCTGGAGGGGTATTTAGAGATAGTTATGCCATTACCGGCCCTATTGATAACTTTATTCCGGTAGATGTCAATGTACCGGGCTGTCCTCCCAGACCCCAGGCGATTATTGACGGGATTATCGAAGCTATCAAAATTTGGGAAACCAGGTTGTAA
- a CDS encoding respiratory chain complex I subunit 1 family protein: protein MTDIGHLIFNFLLFPGGLFALVLGLLLMGIDRKIVARAQRRVGPPLYQPFIDLAKLTLKEVVVPETAHLPAFRLAPLLGFAGMLVAVTLIPVAGVYPGLNFAGDLLVLLYLLSLPAIALIVGGSASSSPFGAIGSSREMVMMMAYELPLLIVLVTVALKVGLATGGIATFSLSKIVQYQVENGALLFDYTMLPALLAFLVFIPGTIGVVPFDIPEAETEIVEGPILEYSGSWLALFKLTNALKMVVVLGLGIALFFPTPLSENLLLNLVWFLLKCLILLFISITIIRSSTGRVRIDQAFKFYLKYPTVLALISLILTLVKG, encoded by the coding sequence GTGACGGATATCGGTCATTTAATTTTTAATTTCCTGCTCTTTCCCGGTGGCCTGTTTGCTTTAGTCCTTGGTTTGCTTCTGATGGGAATTGACCGCAAAATTGTTGCCCGCGCCCAGAGACGGGTGGGGCCACCTCTTTACCAGCCCTTTATTGACCTGGCCAAATTAACCCTGAAGGAGGTGGTTGTGCCCGAGACGGCACACCTGCCGGCTTTCAGGTTAGCGCCGTTGTTAGGGTTTGCTGGGATGCTGGTAGCAGTAACCCTGATCCCTGTTGCGGGGGTTTATCCAGGTTTGAACTTTGCGGGAGATTTGCTGGTTTTACTTTATTTGTTGTCCTTGCCGGCTATTGCCTTGATAGTCGGAGGTTCGGCCTCCAGTTCACCCTTTGGGGCTATAGGTTCCTCGCGGGAAATGGTCATGATGATGGCTTATGAGTTGCCGTTACTGATAGTCCTGGTGACCGTTGCTTTAAAGGTTGGATTAGCAACCGGCGGTATTGCCACCTTTTCTTTAAGTAAAATTGTCCAGTACCAAGTGGAAAACGGAGCTTTACTGTTTGATTACACCATGTTACCGGCTCTTTTAGCTTTTCTGGTTTTTATCCCCGGTACTATAGGAGTTGTTCCTTTTGATATTCCAGAGGCGGAAACGGAAATTGTTGAAGGCCCTATTCTGGAATATTCCGGGAGTTGGCTGGCTTTATTTAAGCTAACCAACGCCCTAAAAATGGTAGTGGTACTGGGTTTAGGTATAGCGCTCTTTTTTCCAACCCCTCTGAGTGAAAACCTTTTGCTTAACCTGGTGTGGTTTTTGTTAAAATGTTTAATCTTATTGTTTATTTCTATTACAATTATTCGCTCCAGTACGGGAAGAGTACGGATAGATCAGGCCTTTAAATTTTATCTCAAGTATCCCACAGTACTGGCATTAATCAGCTTGATTTTAACGTTAGTAAAAGGGTAG